The Bubalus kerabau isolate K-KA32 ecotype Philippines breed swamp buffalo chromosome X, PCC_UOA_SB_1v2, whole genome shotgun sequence genome has a segment encoding these proteins:
- the LOC129638470 gene encoding histone-lysine N-methyltransferase PRDM9-like codes for MSPNRSPENSTEGDAGRTEWKPMVRDAFKDISIYFTKEEWAEMGEWEKIRYRNVKRNYEALIAIGNTKATQPGFMHHRRQVLKPQVDDTEDSDEEWTPRQQGKPSGMAFRREPSKHQKRLSRGPLNKVTSLKKLPGAAKFLKKSGSKQAQKPVPPSREARTPGKHPRHKVELRRKKTKVKRYSVRERKGHVYQEVSEPQDDNYLYCEECQNFFIDSCAAHGPPTFVKDSAVEKGHANRSALTLPPGLSIRPSGIPKAGLGVWNEASDLPLGLHFGPYEGQIIYNEEDSHSGYCWMVTKGRNSYEYVDGKDTSLANWMRYVNCARDDEEQNLVALQYHGQIFYRTRQVVRPGCELLVWYGDEYGKELGIKMDNRGKSKLSARREPKPKIHPCASCSLSFSSQKFLSQHVQRSHPSQIILRPSIGDHLQPEDPCPGSQNQQQQYSDPHRPSGKPEGREPKERPHPLLKGPKLCIRLKRISTASSYTPKGQMGTSEVHERMAEEPSTSQKLNPEDTGKLFMEAGVSGIIRLKYGECGQSFSLKSVLMTHQRTHTGEKPYVCRECGRSFSVMSSLIRHQRTHTGEKPYVCRECGRTFSVMSNLVRHQRTHTGEKPYVCVECE; via the exons ATGAGCCCAAACAGGTCTCCAGAGAACAGCACTGAGGGAGATGCTGGGAGAACAGAGTGGAAGCCCATGGTGAGAG ATGCTTTCAAAGACATTTCCATATACTTCACCAAGGAAGAATGGGCAGAGATgggagaatgggaaaaaatccgATATAGGAATGTGAAAAGGAATTACGAAGCGCTGATTGCTATAGGTAACACGAA AGCCACTCAACCAGGTTTCATGCATCACCGCAGGCAGGTCCTCAAACCCCAGGTAGATGACACTGAGGATTCTGATGAAGAATGGACACCAAGGCAACAAG GTAAACCTTCTGGGATGGCCTTCAGAAGGGAGCCCAGTAAACACCAGAAG AGGTTGTCCAGGGGACCATTAAATAAGGTAACTAGTTTGAAGAAATTGCCGGGAGCAGCaaaatttctgaagaaaagtGGCTCCAAACAGGCTCAGAAACCAGTGCCCCCTTCCAGAGAAGCGAGGACCCCTGGAAAGCACCCCAGACACAAAGTCG AACTCAGAAGAAAGAAGACCAAAGTGAAGAGGTACAGCGTACGAGAAAGAAAGGGCCATGTGTACCAAGAGGTCAGCGAGCCCCAGGATGACAACTACCTGT ATTGTGAGGAATGTCAGAACTTCTTCATCGACAGCTGTGCTGCCCATGGGCCCCCAACCTTTGTAAAGGACTCTGCAGTGGAAAAGGGGCATGCCAACCGCTCAGCCCTCACTCTGCCCCCTGGGTTAAGTATCAGGCCATCGGGCATCCCTAAGGCTGGGCTTGGAGTGTGGAACGAGGCATCCGATCTGCCACTGGGCCTGCATTTTGGCCCCTACGAGGGTCAGATCATATACAATGAAGAGGACTCCCACAGTGGATACTGCTGGATG GTCACCAAAGGGAGAAACAGCTACGAGTATGTGGATGGAAAAGACACATCTTTGGCCAACTGGATGAG GTATGTGAACTGTGCCCGGGATGATGAGGAGCAGAACCTGGTGGCCTTGCAGTATCACGGGCAGATCTTCTACCGAACCCGCCAGGTGGTCAGGCCGGGCTGTGAGCTGCTGGTCTGGTATGGGGACGAGTATGGCAAGGAACTCGGCATCAAGATGGACAACAGGGGGAAGAGCAAGCTCTCGGCCCGGAGAG AACCAAAGCCCAAGATCCACCCATGTGCCTCCTGCTCTCTGTCCTTCTCCAGTCAGAAATTCCTCAGCCAACATGTCCAACGCAGTCACCCCTCTCAGATCATCCTGAGGCCATCTATAGGAGACCACCTCCAACCAGAGGATCCCTGCCCAGGCAGTCAAaatcagcagcagcaatattctgatccacacagacCGAGTGGCAAACCAGAGGGTCGAGAGCCCAAGGAAAGGCCCCATCCTTTGCTGAAAGGCCCCAAACTTTGCATAAGGCTGAAGAGGATTTCAACGGCCTCTTCCTACACACCCAAAGGACAAATGGGGACTTCTGAGGTGCATGAGAGAATGGCCGAAGAGCCCAGCACAAGCCAGAAGCTGAATCCAGAGGACACAGGCAAATTATTCATGGAGGCAGGGGTCTCAGGGATTATAAGACTCAAGTACGGAGAG TGTGGGCAAAGCTTCAGTTTGAAGTCAGTTCTCATGAcacaccagaggacacacacaggggagaagccctatgtttGCAGGGAGTGTGGGCGAAGCTTCAGTGTGATGTCCAGTCTCATCAGACACCaaaggacacacacaggggagaagccaTATGTTTGCAGGGAGTGTGGGCGAACCTTCAGTGTGATGTCCAATCTCGTCAGACACCaaaggacacacacaggggagaagccctatgtttGCGTGGAGTGTGAGTGA